One part of the Clostridium thermosuccinogenes genome encodes these proteins:
- a CDS encoding Ger(x)C family spore germination protein has protein sequence MKRIRIIILILVVFLSGCWDRIELDRRSFVLGAALDMAPEDNELTIEKFADTKKSPLFMLTLETALIHKDAESESGNGGGNTQQKRNSLLHTGVGNSFFEILREEAKESDRILFFGHQQVIIIGEELARKHNILEVLDFWIRDPEVDRSMKILLARGNARELFNADPKNSKYVSVFIFNQSEQNRKSAEFINKDFTSIMSELTECGNGLLGSIEFSENNSLRVSGSGVIKDCRLVGWLDGHETQAAQYVLNEAKGGEINVEDPERQGKFITVEISGVGTKLKVDTKNEIPRFTIDTKIECNITEINDEPVKIGKEAIASVEKAVSAYVKKQIKNTVEKLQKQYKADVLGFGETLKKRHNKQWKVLEKDWDAIYPEVPVSVQVSTKVRHIGRAY, from the coding sequence GTGAAGCGGATCCGGATTATTATCTTGATTTTAGTGGTATTTCTTTCCGGATGCTGGGACAGAATAGAACTGGACAGGCGTTCTTTTGTTTTGGGTGCAGCTCTGGATATGGCACCTGAAGACAATGAGCTTACCATTGAGAAGTTCGCTGATACCAAAAAATCTCCTCTGTTTATGCTGACTTTGGAGACTGCTCTTATACATAAAGATGCAGAAAGTGAGAGTGGAAATGGTGGAGGTAATACACAGCAAAAGAGGAATTCATTGCTGCATACCGGCGTGGGAAACAGCTTCTTTGAGATTTTGCGTGAAGAAGCCAAGGAATCAGATCGAATATTGTTTTTTGGACATCAGCAGGTTATTATCATCGGAGAAGAGCTGGCCCGAAAGCATAATATTTTGGAGGTGCTTGACTTCTGGATCCGAGACCCTGAAGTGGACCGAAGTATGAAAATATTGCTTGCCCGTGGTAATGCCAGGGAGTTATTTAATGCTGATCCAAAAAACAGCAAGTATGTCAGCGTGTTTATATTTAATCAGTCGGAGCAAAATCGGAAAAGTGCTGAGTTTATTAATAAGGATTTTACTTCAATCATGAGTGAATTGACGGAGTGTGGCAATGGGTTGCTGGGAAGCATCGAATTTTCTGAAAATAATTCCCTTAGAGTATCAGGAAGTGGAGTAATAAAGGATTGCAGGCTTGTAGGCTGGCTGGATGGGCATGAGACCCAGGCAGCTCAATATGTTTTAAATGAAGCAAAGGGTGGAGAAATCAACGTTGAGGATCCGGAGAGACAAGGCAAATTTATTACGGTTGAGATTTCCGGCGTGGGTACAAAGCTGAAAGTTGATACTAAAAATGAAATTCCCCGTTTTACTATAGATACGAAGATAGAATGCAATATCACAGAGATAAATGATGAACCGGTGAAAATTGGTAAGGAAGCCATTGCCAGTGTGGAGAAAGCTGTATCAGCTTATGTAAAGAAGCAAATTAAGAATACGGTGGAGAAACTGCAGAAACAATATAAAGCTGATGTTTTAGGTTTTGGAGAGACGCTTAAAAAGCGTCATAATAAGCAGTGGAAAGTATTGGAAAAGGACTGGGATGCGATCTATCCCGAAGTGCCGGTATCAGTACAGGTTTCGACGAAAGTACGTCACATAGGTCGGGCATATTAG
- a CDS encoding spore germination protein — MGLFRLLSRKNRKKIQKVNTDTNVSKVFGDYQGIHLDKSLDNNIKSIKTIFRDCDDIVYRPFKIAKRFKAELVYMDGMVKIDAVDNFVMKPLMLEYGMAGIEVEDEKKAFLYAKEAIISTANIKESKELEKVLHAIMIGAVVIFIERNESALIVEAKGWEQRQVEAPQDEVTVRGPRDAFTENIRTNSALIRRRICDPKLKLKGYLIGRRSKTRVEVMYIEDIANPRLVEEVFNRIENIDVDSVVGNGLLEQLMEDNWISPFPQFMTTERPDRVTAALLEGKVCILIDNSSMASVLPATMNDLLTAPDDYYERWMVATLIRIVRLTGAVASTVLPALYIAMVSFHPEMIPSAFALSIASCREGVPFPAFVEAFLMEGSFELMREAGIRLPGSLGQTMGVVGAVVIGQAAVSAGIVSPVMVVVVALTGIANFTVPSFDVALSYRLLRFGLMILSAVLGLYGLILGLLLILSHICILKSFGTPYLAPWIPLNLKDLKDTVLRAPWQYMSYRPSYMHTQDKKRSDLDKVEEHLKRRKGE; from the coding sequence ATGGGGTTATTTAGGTTGCTATCAAGAAAAAACAGAAAGAAAATCCAGAAAGTTAATACAGACACCAATGTTTCAAAGGTATTTGGAGATTACCAAGGTATTCACTTGGACAAAAGTCTTGACAATAACATTAAAAGCATTAAAACCATCTTCAGGGATTGCGATGATATTGTATACCGTCCTTTCAAAATAGCAAAACGGTTTAAGGCCGAGTTGGTATATATGGATGGTATGGTAAAAATAGATGCTGTGGATAATTTTGTAATGAAACCCCTCATGCTGGAATATGGTATGGCGGGAATAGAAGTGGAAGATGAAAAAAAGGCTTTCCTGTATGCAAAAGAAGCCATAATATCCACGGCTAATATAAAAGAAAGCAAGGAGCTTGAGAAAGTTCTACATGCCATAATGATAGGTGCTGTAGTTATATTTATAGAAAGAAATGAGTCTGCATTAATTGTAGAAGCCAAGGGCTGGGAACAACGCCAGGTGGAAGCACCACAGGACGAAGTCACTGTACGTGGCCCCAGGGATGCTTTTACCGAAAATATACGAACAAATTCGGCTCTTATCAGGAGGAGAATTTGCGATCCTAAACTCAAGCTTAAAGGCTACTTAATAGGAAGGCGGAGCAAGACCCGGGTCGAAGTAATGTATATTGAGGATATCGCAAATCCCCGATTGGTGGAAGAAGTATTTAATAGGATAGAAAACATAGATGTTGACAGTGTGGTGGGCAATGGCTTACTCGAGCAGCTTATGGAAGATAATTGGATTTCTCCGTTTCCTCAGTTTATGACAACAGAACGGCCGGACAGGGTGACTGCGGCACTTTTGGAAGGCAAAGTATGCATCCTGATAGATAATTCATCCATGGCGTCGGTACTGCCTGCTACAATGAATGACCTTTTAACGGCACCGGATGACTATTACGAGCGCTGGATGGTGGCAACGCTTATACGCATTGTGCGCCTTACCGGCGCTGTTGCATCAACCGTACTACCAGCCCTTTATATAGCCATGGTATCATTTCATCCGGAAATGATTCCATCAGCTTTTGCCTTATCAATTGCATCCTGTAGGGAAGGGGTGCCTTTTCCGGCTTTTGTAGAAGCCTTTCTTATGGAAGGCAGCTTTGAATTGATGAGAGAAGCGGGTATAAGGCTGCCGGGAAGTTTAGGGCAAACCATGGGAGTGGTAGGAGCGGTGGTCATAGGTCAGGCTGCAGTTTCCGCAGGAATTGTCAGTCCTGTTATGGTAGTGGTGGTGGCGTTAACAGGTATTGCCAATTTTACTGTTCCCAGCTTTGATGTGGCTTTAAGTTACAGGCTGCTGCGCTTTGGACTGATGATCCTCTCAGCCGTTTTAGGACTATACGGGCTTATCCTTGGCCTCTTGTTGATACTGAGCCATATATGCATTTTAAAAAGCTTTGGAACACCATATCTGGCTCCATGGATTCCACTAAATCTGAAGGACCTGAAAGACACGGTATTAAGGGCACCGTGGCAGTATATGAGCTATCGTCCTTCCTACATGCACACACAGGATAAAAAGCGGTCGGATCTGGATAAGGTCGAAGAACACCTTAAGAGAAGGAAAGGAGAATAG